One Castanea sativa cultivar Marrone di Chiusa Pesio chromosome 4, ASM4071231v1 DNA window includes the following coding sequences:
- the LOC142630740 gene encoding mogroside I-E synthase-like, translated as MEREQGATLTHVVVLSFPIQGHINPMLQFSKRLASKGLKVTLLSTKSIVKSMEGQASSVTIEPIADDSGEYPTVETMEAYTERFKVMFSHSLEDLIERNKSIGYATKLVVYDSILPWALEVAKQHGVGGAPFITQSCTIAAIFYHLFQGRITLPLQVSEVSLPSLPLLRIDDMPSFISQPDSYPLLLRLCVDEFHNFHEVNWVFCSSFDKLEEEVVSWISSQWPIKNIGPTIPSMYLDKRLKDDKNYDLSLFKPNVDACMKWLDLKDTGTVVYVSFGSLAALGEEQMEEVALGLKRSNKYFLWVVIETETKKLPTNFIEETTGGHATMD; from the exons atggagagagaaCAAGGAGCTACTCTTACCCATGTTGTTGTACTCTCTTTCCCTATACAAGGCCACATAAACCCAATGCTCCAATTCTCCAAACGCCTAGCTTCAAAGGGTCTCAAGGTGACCCTACTTTCCACCAAGTCCATCGTCAAATCCATGGAAGGTCAAGCCAGCTCTGTCACAATTGAGCCGATTGCTGATGACTCTGGGGAGTATCCAACAGTAGAAACCATGGAAGCGTATACCGAGCGCTTCAAAGTCATGTTTTCACATAGTTTGGAAGACCTTATTGAGAGAAATAAAAGCATTGGATATGCTACTAAATTAGTTGTCTATGATAGCATTTTGCCTTGGGCACTAGAGGTAGCAAAACAACATGGTGTTGGTGGAGCTCCGtttataactcaatcatgcacAATTGCTGCCATCTTTTACCACTTGTTTCAGGGGAGAATTACGCTTCCTCTACAAGTTTCTGAAGTATCATTGCCTTCGCTGCCACTGCTAAGGATCGATGACATGCCGTCCTTCATTTCTCAGCCAGATTCATATCCACTTCTACTAAGACTTTGCGTGGATGAGTTCCATAATTTCCATGAAGTGAATTGGGTATTTTGCAGCTCTTTTGATAAGTTGGAAGAGGAG GTGGTGAGCTGGATTTCAAGCCAATGGCCAATCAAGAACATAGGACCAACAATTCCATCAATGTACTTAGACAAGAGGTTGAAGGACGACAAGAATTACGATCTGAGCCTCTTCAAACCAAATGTTGATGCTTGCATGAAATGGCTGGATTTGAAGGATACTGGCACAGTTGTTTATGTATCTTTTGGAAGCTTGGCTGCCTTAGGAGAAGAGCAAATGGAAGAAGTAGCATTGGGCCTAAAGAGGAGTAATAAGTATTTCTTGTGGGTAGTTATAGAGACGGAAACAAAGAAACTTCCTACCAACTTTATAGAGGAGACAACTGGTGGCCATGCCACAATGGACTGA